The following are from one region of the Candidatus Polarisedimenticolia bacterium genome:
- a CDS encoding VCBS repeat-containing protein: MRRLMRAGLLASVLPSFYAGIALLLNPPGASAALLAVRPGPIDRPLHLTAGDFNRDGFDDLAVANYQAGTVTILINQKDGTFATQKDSPFSVGPASIASPSSGPLFLSSADLNPEDVDSDRVSNVLDNCPNVYNPPASGTTQTDSDGVVCRIPPIDPDCSEDSDCDGVPDFNSTTGVLDNCPLIPNPGQELEVAEGPDGICNNEDDNVFLYRDDGVCGAPAENKVSKVGAACSRSPDLVIVEATGGGLDLGVARIRVNDRTGGMRSRNSLPTSLGPAQAMLADFNADRRADLLISSSGSDTVRYFPGTADGEFGATQIITTGDGPEGMAAGDFDADLDLDLAVANRSAGTIGVYTNSGTALPLTVSTTLPARPGPTFLLAAPLATGDACDALVALDQGLPTCSSNSTNAGVLCKVDIDCLGGGTCVSATADVGTIEVFTNASCALAGPLALTTTITLGAGHRPRGGVLADLDGDCKADLAVADFTGGQVLIYAGDGTGGFVPAATPALTGLSSPSALALLNYDPDTGPAPDLAVLSYADNRVDLFHNDGVPAAGCVPGALAFSAAPTNPVSPWKSVLAISIFPADVSVGQDLAMLSSSPPRIDVLSGTGTTFRTLPPEPLTKISTASGMALADLRQDGALDLLVLDGPGNQVEVVTSEPTGLQVEGAVQSVGANPVAASVEPLVLHSDDYDQDGVPNVDDNCPTRYNPAGCPSYDKTGYPECFLDTPCEDQNQPEFATCLNPDPVTLQCDGDANGVGDQCQVLDADCQSVDTDQDNIPDYNPITKLVDNCPFTGNGTQSDGDGDGIGDACDGGICINTCLGGVRNKAACKSDVDCDPPVNDIVTVNAGDGSPGSGALSFLIGDASGGFRPAPASWSSVTGLSNPVAAAVGHLAYDCVPNTTFGPTCSSRSQNDLVVMEQGAPGSGDDALKLFYGNGSGSFTPPLAPVAPQTSLVGDPTRLLMAPDQRVCANPWVSPTDPRSRFDRDMTTPVLAALEPGTSSLGIILPGSLDLLAPPGNPNPLPIAFPPVDVQFVDVNQDDVQDLIVLSSGGASTSAPNVTIYIGMGNGLFFTDPVLNPAGVPDGMTLLAAGNINLVSDATYPDVALFGGSDQAPIILTNVLTDRADIDGSGRVDGYDLAVLARSFGAVRGENFTLQPDGTLWQTGSGATRTLVPGGCTLQDGLDLPRKNTSTGLLQCDRGLTPMTAQNANYCVPTDPNYLNPGLALYGLPVDINLDGRVDGTDLALLASRFGDSL; encoded by the coding sequence ATGCGCCGGCTGATGCGTGCGGGCCTTCTGGCCTCCGTTCTTCCCTCCTTCTACGCCGGTATCGCGCTCCTTCTCAATCCTCCCGGAGCCTCCGCCGCCCTGCTCGCCGTCCGGCCCGGGCCGATCGACCGGCCGCTGCATCTCACCGCGGGCGACTTCAACCGGGATGGCTTCGACGACCTCGCCGTCGCCAACTATCAGGCCGGCACGGTCACGATTTTGATCAACCAGAAGGACGGCACCTTCGCGACGCAGAAGGACTCACCGTTCAGCGTGGGGCCGGCCAGCATCGCCTCCCCATCGTCCGGCCCTCTGTTCCTGTCCAGCGCCGACCTGAACCCGGAGGATGTGGACTCCGATCGCGTGAGCAACGTCCTCGACAACTGCCCGAACGTCTACAATCCGCCCGCGAGCGGGACGACGCAGACGGACAGCGACGGCGTCGTCTGCAGGATTCCCCCGATCGACCCGGATTGCAGCGAGGACTCGGACTGCGACGGGGTCCCGGATTTCAATTCAACCACAGGGGTCCTGGACAATTGTCCCCTGATCCCCAACCCTGGACAGGAACTGGAGGTGGCGGAGGGCCCCGACGGCATATGCAATAACGAGGACGACAATGTCTTTCTGTACCGCGACGATGGGGTGTGCGGCGCTCCGGCAGAGAACAAAGTGTCGAAGGTGGGCGCCGCCTGCTCGCGCAGCCCCGATCTGGTGATCGTCGAGGCGACCGGCGGCGGACTGGACCTCGGCGTCGCGCGCATACGCGTCAACGACCGGACCGGGGGGATGCGAAGCCGCAATTCGCTGCCGACCAGTCTCGGACCGGCCCAGGCCATGCTCGCCGATTTCAACGCCGACCGGAGGGCCGACCTGCTGATCTCCAGCAGTGGCTCCGACACCGTGCGGTATTTTCCGGGGACTGCGGACGGCGAGTTCGGTGCCACCCAGATCATCACGACGGGAGACGGCCCGGAAGGGATGGCGGCGGGTGATTTCGACGCGGACTTGGATCTCGACCTGGCCGTCGCCAACCGCAGCGCCGGGACGATCGGGGTGTACACCAACAGCGGAACGGCCCTCCCGCTGACCGTCTCCACGACGCTCCCGGCCCGGCCGGGCCCGACCTTCCTGCTCGCCGCGCCCCTCGCGACCGGGGACGCGTGCGACGCGCTCGTCGCGCTCGACCAGGGGCTGCCGACCTGCTCCTCCAACAGCACGAATGCCGGCGTGTTGTGCAAGGTCGACATCGATTGCCTGGGAGGCGGTACCTGCGTGTCCGCGACGGCGGACGTCGGCACGATCGAAGTCTTCACCAACGCCTCCTGCGCGCTCGCCGGACCGCTCGCCCTGACAACGACCATTACGCTGGGGGCCGGCCACAGGCCGCGCGGCGGTGTCCTCGCCGATCTGGACGGGGACTGCAAGGCCGATCTGGCGGTGGCCGATTTCACCGGAGGCCAGGTCCTCATCTATGCGGGCGACGGCACCGGCGGGTTCGTCCCCGCGGCCACCCCGGCCCTCACCGGCCTGTCCAGCCCCTCGGCGCTGGCCCTGCTCAATTACGACCCCGACACCGGTCCCGCTCCCGATCTCGCGGTCCTGTCCTACGCCGACAACCGCGTCGACCTGTTCCACAATGACGGTGTCCCCGCAGCCGGCTGCGTCCCCGGGGCGCTGGCGTTCAGCGCCGCACCCACGAATCCGGTCTCACCGTGGAAGAGCGTCCTGGCGATTTCGATCTTCCCCGCCGATGTCTCGGTGGGACAGGATCTGGCGATGTTGAGCTCGTCTCCGCCCCGGATCGATGTCCTGTCCGGAACCGGGACCACGTTCCGGACGTTGCCGCCGGAGCCGCTCACGAAAATCTCCACGGCCAGCGGCATGGCCCTGGCCGATCTGCGCCAGGACGGGGCCCTCGACCTGCTCGTCCTCGACGGCCCCGGGAACCAGGTGGAGGTCGTGACCAGCGAGCCGACCGGGCTCCAGGTCGAGGGGGCCGTCCAGAGCGTCGGCGCCAATCCTGTCGCCGCCTCGGTGGAGCCGCTCGTCCTGCACAGCGACGACTACGACCAGGACGGCGTCCCGAACGTGGACGACAACTGCCCCACGCGCTACAACCCGGCCGGGTGCCCGTCCTACGACAAGACTGGCTACCCGGAGTGTTTCCTGGACACGCCCTGCGAGGACCAGAACCAGCCGGAGTTCGCCACGTGCCTCAATCCCGATCCCGTGACGCTGCAGTGCGACGGCGACGCGAACGGCGTCGGCGATCAATGCCAGGTCCTCGATGCCGACTGCCAGAGCGTCGACACCGACCAGGACAACATCCCCGATTACAATCCGATCACCAAGCTCGTCGACAACTGCCCCTTCACCGGAAACGGCACCCAGTCGGACGGGGACGGCGACGGTATCGGCGACGCCTGCGACGGCGGCATCTGCATCAACACGTGCCTGGGCGGCGTGCGGAACAAGGCGGCCTGCAAATCCGACGTCGACTGCGATCCGCCGGTCAACGACATCGTCACGGTCAACGCGGGGGACGGGTCCCCCGGCTCCGGAGCTCTGTCGTTCCTGATCGGCGACGCCTCCGGCGGTTTCCGTCCGGCCCCCGCCTCCTGGTCCTCGGTCACCGGTCTCTCGAACCCCGTGGCCGCAGCGGTGGGGCATCTGGCTTACGACTGCGTGCCCAACACGACGTTCGGGCCCACCTGCAGCTCCAGGTCGCAGAACGACCTCGTCGTGATGGAACAGGGGGCGCCGGGGAGCGGTGACGATGCCCTCAAGCTCTTCTATGGGAACGGCAGCGGATCGTTCACCCCCCCGCTGGCGCCCGTCGCGCCCCAGACCTCTCTCGTGGGCGACCCGACGCGGCTGCTCATGGCGCCCGACCAGAGGGTGTGCGCGAACCCGTGGGTCAGCCCCACCGATCCGCGCTCCCGCTTCGATCGGGACATGACGACGCCCGTCCTGGCGGCGCTCGAGCCGGGCACGTCCAGCCTGGGGATCATCCTGCCGGGCAGCCTGGACCTGCTGGCGCCGCCCGGAAATCCGAACCCCCTGCCGATCGCGTTCCCTCCGGTGGACGTCCAATTCGTCGATGTGAACCAGGACGATGTCCAGGATCTGATCGTGCTCTCGTCAGGCGGGGCGAGCACGTCCGCGCCCAACGTGACGATCTACATCGGCATGGGCAACGGCCTGTTCTTCACCGACCCGGTGCTCAATCCGGCCGGGGTTCCCGACGGCATGACGCTGCTGGCCGCCGGCAACATCAACCTCGTGAGCGACGCCACCTACCCGGACGTCGCGCTGTTCGGCGGCTCGGACCAGGCGCCGATCATTCTGACGAACGTCCTCACCGACCGCGCCGACATCGACGGCTCGGGACGCGTGGATGGATATGATCTGGCGGTCCTGGCGCGCTCGTTCGGCGCGGTGCGCGGAGAGAACTTCACCCTCCAGCCGGATGGCACTCTGTGGCAGACGGGATCGGGGGCCACCCGGACGCTGGTGCCCGGCGGGTGCACCCTCCAGGACGGGCTCGACCTGCCCAGGAAGAATACCTCCACAGGACTGTTGCAGTGCGACCGGGGGCTCACTCCGATGACCGCGCAGAACGCGAATTACTGCGTGCCGACCGATCCGAATTATCTCAATCCCGGACTGGCCCTGTATGGATTGCCGGTCGACATCAACCTCGACGGCAGGGTGGACGGCACGGACCTCGCCCTGCTCGCGAGCCGGTTCGGCGACAGCCTCTGA
- the pnp gene encoding polyribonucleotide nucleotidyltransferase, translating to MTTTRTLDFGGRPLTIETGKVARQADGAVTVRYGDTVVLVTATADRRERPGVSFLPLTVDYRENTYAAGKIPGGFFKREGRPNEKETLTSRMIDRPIRPLFPKGWSFETQVIALVLSADLANDPDVLAITGASTSLYLSDIPFSKPIAAVRVGLNETGYVLNPTYEQMESSRLDLIVVGSASDIVMVEAGASEVSEREMLEAIWFGQGHCRTLVGLQEDLRREVGRPKREAKAREFDKDLYRQLEEAVRAPLYQAMKMPVKIESYRAVAALMDAQIQAIPESEPQRRAEAGLILNDLHKKIARHELLDERRRFDGRAANQVRKVTCEVGVLPRTHGSALFTRGETQALVTSTLGTSEDAQRLDWLEGESEKRFMLHYNFPPFSVGEVKFLRGPGRREIGHGALAERALLPLMPGEDEFPYTIRLVSDILESNGSSSMASICGGSLSLMDAGVPLRSAVAGAAMGLVKEKDSYVILTDIAGVEDHYGDMDFKVAGTREGITALQMDIKIDGISKGIMDQALSQARAARMQILDAMDATLSRPRANISTFAPRIFTIRINKDKIREVIGPGGKMIRSIIERTGCKIDVEDDGRINIASVDEGSALKAIEIIKEITAEAEVGKTYLGKVTRIANFGAFVEILPGMEGLLHISEVAEHRVKEVQDEIKEGEEILVKVIDVDGDRIRLSRKAVLRDKRIEAGEPAGPEPVAAERGPGGSRRPFGGGGGSGGHGRRHHSSRNR from the coding sequence TTGACCACGACACGCACCCTCGATTTTGGCGGCAGGCCCCTGACGATCGAGACCGGCAAAGTGGCCCGGCAGGCCGACGGCGCCGTCACCGTGCGCTACGGCGACACGGTCGTTCTGGTCACGGCCACCGCCGATCGCCGCGAGAGACCCGGAGTCAGCTTCCTGCCTCTCACCGTCGACTACCGCGAAAACACCTATGCCGCCGGGAAGATTCCCGGCGGTTTCTTCAAGCGCGAGGGCCGGCCGAACGAGAAGGAGACCCTCACGTCCCGCATGATCGATCGCCCCATCCGCCCCCTGTTTCCGAAGGGCTGGTCGTTCGAGACGCAGGTGATCGCCCTGGTCCTGTCGGCCGACCTGGCCAACGACCCGGACGTCCTGGCCATCACGGGCGCTTCGACGTCGCTGTACCTCTCGGACATACCGTTTTCCAAGCCGATCGCCGCGGTCCGCGTCGGGTTGAACGAGACGGGCTACGTCCTCAACCCGACCTACGAACAGATGGAGTCGAGCCGGCTGGACCTGATCGTCGTCGGCAGCGCCTCGGACATCGTCATGGTCGAGGCTGGCGCCAGCGAAGTCTCGGAGCGCGAGATGCTCGAGGCGATCTGGTTCGGACAGGGACACTGCCGGACGCTGGTCGGGCTTCAAGAGGATCTGAGGCGCGAGGTCGGCAGGCCGAAACGGGAGGCGAAGGCCAGGGAGTTCGACAAGGACCTGTACCGCCAGCTCGAGGAGGCCGTCAGGGCCCCCCTGTACCAGGCGATGAAGATGCCCGTGAAGATCGAGTCCTATCGCGCGGTGGCCGCCCTGATGGACGCCCAGATCCAGGCGATCCCCGAAAGCGAGCCGCAGCGGCGCGCCGAGGCCGGGCTGATCCTGAACGACCTGCACAAGAAAATCGCGCGCCACGAGCTCCTGGACGAGCGCCGGCGCTTCGACGGCCGCGCCGCCAACCAGGTCCGCAAGGTCACCTGCGAGGTCGGCGTGCTCCCCCGGACGCACGGCTCGGCCCTGTTCACGCGCGGCGAGACGCAGGCGCTGGTCACCTCGACCCTCGGGACCTCCGAGGACGCGCAGCGGCTGGACTGGCTCGAGGGCGAGTCCGAGAAGCGCTTCATGCTGCACTACAACTTCCCCCCCTTCTCCGTGGGAGAGGTCAAGTTCCTGCGCGGTCCCGGCCGGCGTGAAATCGGCCACGGTGCCCTCGCCGAGCGGGCGCTCCTGCCCCTGATGCCGGGAGAGGACGAGTTCCCCTACACCATCCGGCTGGTGTCCGACATCCTCGAGTCCAACGGCTCCTCGTCGATGGCCTCGATCTGCGGCGGATCGCTGTCGCTGATGGACGCCGGCGTGCCCCTGCGCTCCGCGGTCGCCGGCGCGGCCATGGGCCTGGTCAAGGAAAAAGACAGCTACGTGATTCTCACCGACATCGCGGGGGTCGAGGACCATTACGGCGACATGGATTTCAAGGTGGCCGGCACGCGGGAGGGGATCACCGCCCTGCAGATGGACATCAAGATCGACGGGATCAGCAAGGGGATCATGGACCAGGCCCTCTCCCAGGCGCGCGCGGCACGGATGCAGATCCTGGACGCCATGGACGCCACCCTCTCCAGGCCGCGCGCGAACATCTCGACGTTCGCCCCGCGCATCTTCACGATCCGCATCAACAAGGACAAGATCCGCGAGGTGATCGGACCGGGCGGCAAGATGATCCGCTCGATCATCGAGAGGACCGGCTGCAAGATCGACGTCGAGGACGATGGCCGCATCAATATCGCCTCGGTCGACGAGGGCTCGGCGCTCAAGGCGATCGAGATCATCAAGGAGATCACCGCCGAGGCGGAGGTCGGCAAGACCTACCTGGGCAAGGTCACCCGCATCGCCAACTTCGGGGCCTTCGTGGAGATCCTTCCCGGCATGGAAGGGCTACTCCACATCTCCGAGGTCGCGGAGCACCGCGTCAAGGAAGTCCAGGACGAGATCAAGGAGGGCGAGGAGATCCTGGTGAAGGTGATCGACGTGGACGGCGATCGCATCCGTCTGAGCCGCAAGGCGGTGCTGCGCGACAAGCGGATCGAGGCGGGGGAGCCGGCGGGGCCGGAGCCCGTTGCGGCCGAGCGCGGCCCCGGAGGATCCCGCCGCCCGTTCGGAGGCGGCGGGGGCTCGGGCGGCCACGGCCGCAGGCACCACTCGTCCCGCAACCGCTAG
- the amrA gene encoding AmmeMemoRadiSam system protein A, translating to MTVMPEPLPSLTEVEQGLLLDLARRSIAAGLSGGSAPTLDDPPARLRREQGAFVSLHRGRTLRGCVGMVSPGGPLAETVAACAVAAATQDRRFDPIRSSELAGLTIEISALDVPFRVREPSQITLGLHGLMVSASGRRGLLLPQVAVQQGWDVLTFLEETCLKAGLSRTAWRETAEVEAFSAQVFAEAGRAGQ from the coding sequence ATGACCGTCATGCCGGAGCCGCTTCCGAGCCTCACCGAGGTCGAGCAGGGGCTCCTCCTCGACCTTGCGCGTCGATCCATCGCCGCCGGCCTCTCTGGCGGATCCGCCCCCACACTCGACGATCCGCCGGCGCGCCTGCGCCGCGAGCAGGGGGCCTTCGTGAGCCTCCATCGGGGCCGGACCCTGCGCGGCTGCGTCGGAATGGTGTCACCGGGGGGGCCGCTCGCCGAAACCGTGGCAGCCTGCGCCGTCGCCGCCGCCACGCAGGACCGGCGCTTCGATCCGATCCGCTCCTCCGAGCTCGCGGGGCTGACCATCGAGATCTCGGCGCTCGACGTTCCGTTCCGCGTGCGCGAGCCGTCCCAGATCACGCTCGGACTCCACGGACTGATGGTGAGCGCCTCAGGCCGGCGCGGCCTCCTCCTGCCTCAGGTCGCCGTCCAGCAGGGGTGGGATGTCCTGACGTTTCTCGAGGAGACCTGCCTCAAGGCGGGTCTGTCGAGAACCGCGTGGAGAGAAACGGCTGAGGTCGAGGCCTTTTCCGCCCAGGTGTTCGCGGAGGCCGGGCGGGCGGGTCAGTAG
- a CDS encoding tetratricopeptide repeat protein, which produces MTDRLSRTALLLIALLCVSFCLTELAEVDLHWHLLAGERILREGRVPRLDDLTYTSAGRPWTDLHWLFQIALATAYRAGGWLGIDLLKIGCVAGAFLLMGSTALRRGVSTAFLAPLGLVAVLASQERFSPRPEVASFLLLAALLAILEERDRHPRLLWLLPALLALWANCHALYVVGLMVLGLTAAGDLIEARRPGVRAAAASPSAPAARLAGIAVLSFAATAVTPFGFAGWVLPWRLLFERIAADNIYARNIAEFQAPFGGFGPTTSIAAFALLAVMAIAGMVLGRRAARPADALSLGGLFVLALLARRNIPLFALASLPCAVPSLQAVLTERAERLAGTRGTGRVWIRRTSSAGALGVLLVTVFFLADTWSNRFYERDGTQRYFGSGPAPGLYPEGAADFVLREKPQGEVIHDMTMGGFLAWRWHPARRTFIDGRLEVHDETLFRTYLALERDPVLFEETARKLGAGTVLWSHRHSPEASVLLRYLADSPDWRLVYVDLAASVFMRKPAGGGVGGPEAIDRADKTLGDRILREIRNAEAARADPAPAFLRRLLPRRPVPVAAVNAALFFGITGADAAAETLFRAALAQAPENPVIHYDLGLVLARAGRGGEAQAEFETALRHDPSMGAAREGLALHLLAEGDEPGALRHWAAAERSGPLAVPSLRARGALLARQGKIDDAIQDYRKAIDGAPRDLKLRSDLALLYHRRGMGQQAAAEIRSALRIDPRACAPRVVLGRISAEAGRPQEAEAIYREAISLSGGHCPEAEKGLQDLLWGHAAN; this is translated from the coding sequence ATGACTGATCGGCTGTCCCGGACCGCCTTGCTCCTGATCGCGCTCCTCTGCGTATCGTTCTGCCTGACGGAGCTGGCGGAGGTCGACCTGCACTGGCACCTCCTGGCGGGGGAGCGGATCCTGCGCGAGGGCCGGGTGCCGCGTCTCGATGATCTCACCTACACGTCGGCCGGCAGGCCCTGGACCGATCTTCACTGGCTGTTCCAGATCGCGCTGGCCACCGCCTACCGCGCCGGCGGCTGGCTCGGCATCGATCTCCTGAAGATCGGCTGCGTGGCGGGCGCCTTCCTCCTGATGGGTTCGACCGCCTTGCGCCGCGGGGTCTCGACGGCGTTCCTTGCGCCGCTCGGCCTGGTCGCCGTGCTCGCCTCCCAGGAACGGTTCAGCCCGCGCCCGGAGGTGGCGTCGTTCCTCCTCCTCGCCGCCCTCCTGGCCATCCTCGAGGAGCGCGACAGGCATCCGCGCTTGCTCTGGCTCCTCCCGGCCCTGCTCGCGCTCTGGGCCAACTGCCACGCCCTGTACGTCGTCGGGCTGATGGTCCTCGGCCTCACGGCCGCCGGCGACCTGATCGAAGCCCGCCGCCCGGGAGTCCGGGCCGCCGCGGCAAGTCCCTCCGCGCCGGCCGCGCGCCTGGCGGGAATCGCCGTGCTGTCGTTCGCGGCGACCGCCGTCACACCGTTCGGTTTCGCGGGATGGGTCCTCCCCTGGCGGCTCCTGTTCGAGCGGATCGCCGCCGACAACATCTACGCACGCAATATTGCAGAGTTTCAGGCCCCCTTCGGCGGGTTCGGCCCGACCACCTCGATCGCCGCCTTCGCGCTCCTCGCCGTGATGGCGATCGCGGGGATGGTCCTGGGCCGCAGAGCGGCGCGGCCGGCCGATGCGCTGTCGCTCGGGGGCCTGTTCGTCCTGGCCCTGCTCGCCCGCCGCAACATCCCGCTGTTCGCGCTCGCCTCCCTGCCCTGCGCCGTCCCGTCGCTCCAGGCGGTGCTGACGGAGAGGGCGGAGCGCCTTGCCGGCACACGGGGGACGGGACGGGTCTGGATCCGCCGGACGTCGAGCGCGGGCGCCCTGGGGGTTCTCCTCGTCACGGTCTTCTTCCTGGCCGACACCTGGTCCAACCGGTTCTACGAGCGGGACGGCACGCAGCGCTATTTCGGGAGCGGACCGGCTCCGGGCCTCTATCCGGAGGGGGCGGCGGACTTCGTGCTCAGGGAGAAGCCGCAGGGGGAAGTGATCCACGACATGACCATGGGGGGGTTTCTTGCATGGCGCTGGCATCCGGCGCGCCGCACCTTCATCGACGGCCGCCTGGAGGTGCACGATGAGACGCTGTTTCGAACCTACCTCGCCCTGGAGCGTGACCCCGTGCTGTTCGAGGAGACCGCGCGAAAACTGGGCGCGGGGACGGTGCTCTGGAGCCACAGGCACAGTCCGGAGGCCTCGGTCCTGCTTCGCTACCTGGCGGACAGCCCGGACTGGCGCCTGGTGTACGTCGACCTCGCCGCCAGTGTCTTCATGCGGAAGCCCGCGGGAGGCGGGGTCGGAGGGCCGGAGGCGATCGATCGTGCCGACAAGACGCTGGGAGACCGGATCCTGCGGGAGATCCGGAATGCCGAGGCGGCCCGGGCGGATCCGGCGCCGGCGTTCCTGCGCCGTCTGCTGCCGCGCCGTCCGGTCCCGGTCGCAGCCGTGAACGCCGCCCTCTTCTTCGGCATCACGGGGGCGGACGCGGCGGCCGAGACCCTGTTCCGCGCCGCCCTGGCGCAGGCCCCCGAAAACCCCGTCATCCATTACGACCTTGGGCTCGTCCTGGCGCGGGCCGGGCGCGGCGGCGAGGCGCAGGCCGAATTCGAGACGGCGCTGCGCCACGATCCGTCCATGGGCGCCGCCAGGGAGGGGCTCGCGCTCCACCTGCTGGCGGAGGGGGATGAGCCGGGTGCCCTGCGCCATTGGGCGGCCGCCGAGCGCAGCGGACCTCTCGCGGTCCCCTCGCTGCGGGCTCGCGGCGCCCTCCTGGCCCGGCAGGGGAAGATCGACGACGCGATCCAGGACTACCGCAAGGCGATCGACGGCGCCCCCCGCGATCTCAAGCTGCGATCCGACCTCGCTCTGCTGTACCACCGGCGCGGAATGGGACAGCAGGCCGCGGCCGAGATCCGGAGCGCGCTGCGCATCGATCCCCGCGCCTGCGCGCCGCGCGTCGTGCTCGGCCGGATCAGCGCCGAGGCCGGCAGGCCTCAGGAGGCGGAGGCCATCTACCGCGAGGCGATCAGCCTGTCCGGGGGGCACTGCCCGGAGGCCGAGAAGGGCCTGCAGGATCTCCTCTGGGGCCATGCCGCGAATTGA
- the rpsO gene encoding 30S ribosomal protein S15: protein MALTKDRKTEIISSFQAHPSDTGSPEVQIAILSRRIEDLTDHFNSHAKDHHSRRGLLKMVGTRRRLLDYLKDRNAERYRDLIKKLGIRK from the coding sequence ATGGCGCTGACGAAAGACCGGAAGACCGAGATCATCAGTTCCTTTCAGGCTCACCCATCGGACACCGGGTCACCCGAGGTCCAGATCGCGATCCTGAGCCGCCGGATCGAGGACCTGACCGATCATTTCAATTCGCATGCCAAGGATCATCATTCCCGCCGCGGCCTTTTGAAGATGGTCGGGACCCGGCGTCGCCTTCTGGACTATCTGAAAGATCGGAACGCTGAGCGCTACCGGGACTTGATCAAGAAACTCGGGATCCGCAAATAG
- the rsmD gene encoding 16S rRNA (guanine(966)-N(2))-methyltransferase RsmD has protein sequence MRVTGGEARGRRLKAPGRLRIRPTADRVREALFDILGGRVPGSRFLDAYAGTGAVGCEALSRGAARVVFLERQRGALRLIRDNLGLGPWSGSSEILAGEVSALLRDLGRSGARFDIMFLDPPYDEPSLEGALRLAARLLEAGGLLILEHRSAAVAPAVAGLSPSRTYRYGDTSLSVCRPEKDPGTAHD, from the coding sequence TTGCGAGTCACGGGCGGGGAGGCCAGGGGGCGGCGCCTGAAGGCCCCGGGTCGCCTCCGGATCAGGCCGACCGCCGACAGGGTGCGTGAGGCGTTGTTCGACATTCTGGGGGGGCGCGTGCCCGGGTCGCGCTTCCTGGACGCCTACGCAGGCACCGGGGCCGTCGGATGCGAAGCCCTCAGCCGAGGGGCCGCGCGGGTCGTCTTCCTGGAGCGGCAGCGCGGGGCCTTGCGGCTGATCCGCGACAACCTCGGCCTCGGCCCCTGGTCCGGTTCCTCGGAGATCCTCGCAGGAGAGGTCTCCGCGTTGCTGCGCGACCTCGGGAGATCCGGGGCCCGCTTCGACATCATGTTTCTCGATCCCCCCTACGACGAGCCGTCCCTCGAGGGCGCTCTGCGTCTCGCGGCCCGACTCCTCGAGGCGGGCGGCCTGCTGATTCTGGAGCACCGATCCGCGGCCGTGGCGCCGGCCGTGGCCGGCCTTTCCCCATCCAGAACGTATCGCTACGGCGATACGAGCCTGTCGGTCTGCCGTCCCGAGAAGGACCCCGGCACCGCACATGACTGA
- a CDS encoding TonB family protein gives MAFLSLEEPFENPVVRVSRAGGVLVSLGAHLLVLLFFLFAPGIAARLLPEPILAMLRARPRIATAPEAVSTVVPPLKTATPESRKVPLQFAYVRTPDDNPVEKNPQARLLSDRNRRARQEVPTPPRVKDFSLDPHSQGDTIDRVRPDPRIAEGRDSLERARPRSAAGSEAGATPEAPSPVTDGEDAKRAGNGVPADDRADASGTDQEGDGSARALRQDDGPGAARESVAEAGGTGRPKPTGGTGRLSAEARESLQRALSGEGQESKRLFDNPGYLTPGMASGTMSFDTQGFPWGDYARRVHIIIQNHWEDRLPLAFREGVRGHTCIHFVIQKDGTISDIQVVRPSAVPPFTRAALDALRASSPLPPLPKDFPEDQEGSSWCFFYNLLPEEVRDALRE, from the coding sequence ATGGCGTTTCTCTCCCTCGAGGAGCCGTTCGAGAATCCCGTCGTCCGCGTGAGCCGCGCCGGAGGCGTGCTGGTCTCGCTCGGAGCGCATCTGCTCGTGCTGCTCTTCTTCCTGTTCGCGCCTGGCATCGCCGCCCGCCTCCTTCCCGAGCCCATCCTCGCCATGCTGCGGGCCCGGCCCCGGATCGCCACGGCTCCCGAGGCCGTCTCGACGGTGGTCCCCCCGCTCAAGACCGCCACCCCCGAGTCGCGGAAGGTCCCGCTGCAGTTCGCCTACGTCCGGACGCCGGACGACAACCCGGTCGAGAAGAATCCCCAGGCGCGATTGCTCTCGGACCGGAACCGGAGGGCCAGGCAGGAGGTCCCGACCCCGCCGCGCGTCAAGGACTTTTCTCTCGACCCGCACTCGCAGGGAGACACGATCGATCGGGTCCGGCCCGACCCGCGAATCGCCGAGGGGCGGGACTCCCTCGAGCGGGCGCGGCCGCGAAGCGCCGCGGGTTCCGAGGCGGGTGCGACCCCCGAGGCGCCGTCACCCGTGACGGACGGGGAGGACGCGAAACGTGCCGGCAACGGCGTTCCGGCGGACGACCGAGCGGACGCCTCGGGCACGGACCAGGAGGGGGATGGTTCCGCGCGGGCCCTCCGCCAGGACGACGGACCGGGGGCGGCTCGGGAATCGGTCGCGGAAGCCGGGGGGACCGGACGTCCGAAGCCGACGGGCGGGACGGGGCGACTCTCGGCCGAGGCCCGTGAGAGCCTGCAGCGGGCGCTGTCCGGCGAAGGCCAGGAGAGCAAGCGCCTGTTCGACAATCCCGGATACCTGACTCCCGGGATGGCCAGCGGCACGATGTCGTTCGACACCCAGGGGTTCCCCTGGGGCGATTATGCCCGCCGCGTCCACATCATCATCCAGAACCACTGGGAGGACCGGCTGCCTCTGGCGTTCCGCGAGGGCGTCCGGGGCCACACCTGCATCCACTTTGTCATCCAGAAGGACGGCACCATCTCCGACATCCAGGTGGTCCGTCCCTCCGCCGTCCCGCCCTTCACCCGCGCCGCCCTGGACGCACTGCGCGCCAGCAGCCCGCTCCCTCCGCTCCCCAAGGACTTCCCGGAAGACCAGGAGGGCTCCAGCTGGTGCTTCTTCTACAACCTGCTGCCCGAAGAGGTGCGTGACGCGCTGAGGGAGTGA